A stretch of DNA from Bactrocera neohumeralis isolate Rockhampton chromosome 6, APGP_CSIRO_Bneo_wtdbg2-racon-allhic-juicebox.fasta_v2, whole genome shotgun sequence:
TGAAGCTAACCCACCCCAGGATATTGAAATGTTAGAGGAGGAAGATGAGCCAGTTAAGCagccaaaaaaagaaaacaaaaatgccggtaaaaaaggtaaaaaatccAAAAGGGGAAAAGATGATGAAGAAGATTTAGATCAAATCTTAGCAGAACTTCAAGCTGAATATGCGGGAGAGACATCAACTACCACCACAAATGTGGTTGCTCCCGATGATTTGGACGACGAGGAATTtaccaagaagaagaaaaataaaggcAAACCACAGAAAAGCGCTGTTGAAATTTCAGCACCTGAAGCAGATGAAGCTGCTGGTGGTGGTAACGATGATGAGGAAGGAGGTACAGTTAAAACCGCTGcacaaaagaaaagagaaaagaagGAGCGTCAAAAACGAGAGGCAGCTTTGGCTAAACAACGAGGGCCACCACAAACGAAGTCGGAAGTAGTGGAAAATGTAGAGGAAATAACTGAAGCTATAAATTTGGCAGAAAAGACTGAAGATAAAGAGGTTCAACCTCAATCAGAAGCTAGTGGTGGGGGTAATGAAGACTCCGGTGCGATTGCAGAAGAAGAGTCGGGAAAGGATAAAAAGAACAAGAAGAAAGGTAAAAAGGATAAAAAGACCGAAGATGAAGAACCGAAGAAGGATAGTAAAAAGAAAGGAATGTCCGCGGCTATGGTGGCTGCTATGCAGGAACGCTTGAAACAAATTAAAGAGGAAGAAGAGCGACAGCAAAAATTGGAAGAAGAACGGATAAAGCAAGAAGAAGAACGTGAGCGGCTTCGTTTGGAAGCCATAAGGCTGGAAGCTGAGCGCaaagaaaagaagaagcaaAAAGAAGCGGAAAGAAAAGCCCGACTTAAAGCAGAAGGCAAACTTCTTACTAAGAAACAGAAAGAAGAACGAGCAAGAGCGCAAGCGATGTTAGAAGCTTTGAAAGCCCAAGGACTCGAAATACCCGATCCAACTGAGAAGAGGCCAACAAGATTAGGTAAAtcgtattgttttttttttgttgatctTGCAATTCATTGTatcatgtttttttatttgtaggtACACGCATTCGTCCAAAGAAGAAAGGACCTGCCAAAGACGAACAAGCTGAAGCTGAAGCCAAAGCTGCTGAGGAAGCCGCTGCAGCTGCAAATGCCCAACAAGAGTCATCTGAAAAGAAGGAAGTTATTAAAGAGTCTTGGGATGCCAGCGATTCGGAAGAAGATGCCAATGGCGATGACGATACATCCCAAGCTACTACTACTACCACAAATAATGACGAAAAGTCCAACAGTGGTGGAGAAGCTGCAGTTTCGGGCACAACTGGCAATGCTGCAGAATCATCCGATGATGAATCTGAAGATGATGAAGAGTCTGAAAGTGAATCTGAAAGTTCAGCTTCTGAAtctgaaaaggaagaagccATTAATACGAATGACGCGGAGGCTCGTCGGCTACGTGCTGAAGCTCGTATTATAAAGCGTCAAGATGATGCAGAGAAAAGGCGTACTGTAGATGATTTGCGCGCCGCTGTAGTATGTGTACTCGGTCATGTCGATacaggaaaaacaaaaattttagacaaattgcGTCGTACTCATGTGCAGGATTCCGAAGCTGGTGGCATTACGCAACAGATCGGCGCAACAAATGTTCCAATCGATGCAATAAAAGAACAAACTAAACCTGTTTATAATTCATCAAGTTTCGAATTTAAGTTGCCTGGCTTACTGATTATCGATACTCCTGGTCACGAATCGTTCAGTAATCTAAGAAATCGTGGATCATCACTCTGTGATATTGCTATTTTGGTGGTAGACATTATGCACGGCCTGGAGCCTCAAACCATAGAAtcaattaatttacttaaaaaaaagaagtgTCCGTTCATTGTCGCACTAAATAAAATTGATCGATTATATGATTGGAAGGTGATGGCTCGTCGAGACGTTCGTGATGTTctaaaggaacaacaagccaaTACACAGCTTGAGTTCAAGCAACGTTCGAAGGATGTAATTCTCCAGTTTGCTGAGCAAGGTCTAAATGCTGCACTTTTCTATGAAAATCCTGATCCGAAAACATATGTTTCATTGGTTCCAACCAGTGCAATAACTGGCGAGGGTATGGGCAATTTACTGTTTCTTATTGTGGAGTTTTGCCAAAAGATGTTGCCGAAACGTTTAATGTACTCAGAAGAGCTGCAGGCAACAGTATTGGAAGTTAAGGCTATTCCGGGTCTTGGCACCACTATCGACGCGATTTTAATAAATGGCAAACTTCGGGAAGGTCAAACAATGATATTGGCGGGTACAGATGGGCCAATCGTTACTCAAATACGTTCGCTTCTCATGCCTCAACCAATGAAAGAGTTGCGTGTAAAGAATGCTTATATTGAACACAAAGAAGTAAGGGCCGCCCAAGGTGTTAAAATTGCAGCAAAGGATTTAGAAAAGGCTATTGCTGGAATTAATCTGCTCATAGCACACAAACCGGATGAAGTGGAAATTTGCAAgtaattgttttgaaataaattttattttcgattgaATTAATAAGAAGCCTTAAACGTTTGCAGGGAAGAAGTTGCGAAAGATCTAAAGAGCGCTTTAAGTCATATAAAACTTGCGCAAACTGGTGTGTATGTGCAAGCTTCCACTCTGGGCTCGCTAGAAGCTTTGCTAGAGTTCTTAAGAACGTCTAAAATTCCGGTAAGTTTAACATACTAAATTGAGTATATgactgttattttttaaatttttaatatataacagtattaattattgtaaaaaagcAGATATTTGACTTAGGGCCAtgctcaatgtctggttagtaGCCATGTGTCAGTTAAGTTATAGTCAAATTTACCACGACTCCTTAAATGTAAAGAACCTTTTTTAATCAGAACATAACCGACAGATAGCTGTCAAacagacattgagaaaatggCTCGTTAtgttttataaaacataaagaTAACTAATAATATGCATTCATAACCTTCGAATATTAAAACTATTtgcaatatatacttatatacaatatacaactGATAAGTTAGATTGTAAGAAAGCGTACCggttaattttttacatatgtttttagtTACAAAATCTAATATAATTAAGATTTAGATGTAAAAATGAATTATGAGACTTTCATAATGGTATAACTAAAGATATAACGTTATTTGAAAAGGGTACGTTCAATTAATAATTGTGtcatatgttaaaaaaaagtggcATCACTGATGGATACGTACACAataatcagctgtttataacaCTGTATAACAGTCTGACTTTTTACAAAGAGATTCGAGTGAAATGTGCTGCCGAAATTGAAAGAAAGTAATTGTCTGCCATTaagcatttaatttaaatttagagtGAGTTTGAAATGTATTCGTAATTTACGtgataatctttattttatgcACAGGTGCGGTATTTGCTTTAAGCATGTGGACATAAACTTCGAAGTAACCTGACATATTGATTGGGCTTCAAGCAAGCAATTGCAAATTTACTTTGTTGGTATCTGGTATATTGCTTTTTCTTacagttttgtttacatacttCTGCTTTCTATTCGGATAAATAGGTTTGGGTATTTTCAGCTTTAAGGAGTTTAGAGCACTCTTACTAGTATGCTATACTAGAGTTGATGAGTAttgaaaatagtaaatatgatCTAACACATATATATGATAGCTAATTCTTATTTAGATATAGTGCCGTAATCTCGCGACTAACATAACCAAGGTGGCGTACaagttattatttgttttgagaGAAGGTCATATTGCCAATTCTTAAGTGAAAATGTTCTTGTTATTTCAAAAAGCTTTATGTGTAATTGGAATTGTCCCGTATTAATATCCGAAAAATGCTTATTAGAAATATTGTTGTAACGACATATCTACTATAAAATGTTCTCCAAATCGGTTGTCGTCGTATTGGGATGTTAGTCTGTTATTCTATCATTGAGGCATGAAATGCATGTTATGAAAATAAGCAATCAAACTAAATTTGTAGGTTTAAATGCATGAAGCTTCACgcaaatttcataataatatattatccACCTCCCTATTTTTTACTTCAACTGTTATAGCGGTAAAAAACCAATAATTTTGAGATATACtcttgaatttaaaattattggcCGTATAACAATTCGGATCCCTTCTGGTTATGTCGCGGAAACGACTTTTTACATAACATGTTTGTCACATGTGTTCCGCTATGCATTGGAACTTTTATTACCaacaaaaatctatttatttcaaaactactGTTTAAGGtctaaattaacattttttgaattaaaaaaaaatgaattaacgTATTAATTCTCGGCTAACCTTACTGATTCGTTCGAATGCCATAATTTCTGTAATAATTAACGGACAGCAAACATGTTTATTTAGTGACtatagaaaattcaaaattaaaaggtCTTGCCGGAACTTAAAAATGGTGAAGAGAAAACTGATAATTAacctaatttaaaataaaaaataaatatttgtcttGCCGGAACTTAAAAATGGTGAagaagtaaatatgtatgtatatgaatatacaaatatCCATACGAACACACTTATGTATGTCCATATTTTGGACGGAAATGTGACCGGAAGTTAGTAAAATTCATATCAAAGCAACGCAGAAAAGTCTAAAATTACAAAAGTGGGTCGTCGCGTTGGTGGCAACGCGATCAATGCAATTCTGAATATTTACTTTGCTTAGTTTATAGGGTATTCTACcaacaaatatactatatgtattaaaatttaacaaaaaaatggctAATTTAACTTTCTAGTTTACCTTACTCGAGTTTTTAAGTATATCGATGcaatgataaaacaaaaatttaatttgcgtATTAAAAGGGCGTAAGGCACTAAATAAGAGCTCAACACCACGTGGCTTGTGGATATCTTCGTAAAGTAACGAAACGTGTTTGTATATCTATTTTATCGCTTCAGTCTGTTTTTTCGATCTTAATTCCCCCATATTATCTAtaaacttatgtacatacatatctattttcacaatataattaatatacatatgttccatCTGAAAGCTAATTTACCAAATCAATATTatacaaattgtttaaaaatgtttaaatatatgtataaattcaacatatttcccACAACACATACTGTATGTACACTTGTCACCGATAGaggtgttttaaaaaaattcccacTAAACTACTATTCGGCGTATTCAAccatatttgcataaatttactaaaaatgtaTGTGAACTCGTCGAAAAGCGCAATAAATGGAAACTTGTATAACcgaaaataatgaataataatattgtCGTCTTGCTATTTTCTCAGCCTACGCCAACGCAACCCTACCTAAACTATAAAGAACAGGTTGAGAAAAAAGTCATTAGGGATACcttgtaagaaatttttaacGACTAAAGTATAAAAGTTCTGAAAATTACGCATTAGAAACACAAGTTTACAGTAATTTTTCAACTGTGATGTTAGAGGCTGTTTCTTGCTGATTTTGGGtttgctaaaaccgaaaattgtagtaaaaatttcataacaCGCAGGTTTTTTGTATTGCACTCAAGAGGTGTTGGGTTCAAAAAAATctactaaaatgacaaaaatagctATACTAGAAATATTTCTGAACTCAAATACAGCACATCAGTCGCAAAATTTTCCTTcaaatttgttgagtagtgtaatTATTATGATAATTCTGTCGCAAACTCATATTCAATGGCTAATGGATTTTTATGaggaaaaattgatttttcgaacCACTTCGCCCAATCGCGGCAATTTTTTCTCTCAGGGCGAGTTGCTAGCGTAATACTCACGCCCTACAAGTAAAGAGCATAATTTATTCCgtttaaatattcataattcACATGTAGTTTTATATGTATCAGCTGgtaatttcaaaagttattacacaaatattcaacAATCGTAAATAAAAGATACCTGCATGAACATTTCAGCCATAGTCTCATGCTAATTAGATGCGCAGCTTCACTAGCATGTATAACTCATTCATAGTAATGCattattgtatttgttgttgatgttattgagtAGGTTGACCGACACATTGCTTTTAGTCTCTTCACACGGTTTATAAAGTGGTGTGGGCGACATTACAAAGGtacatatttgaatttattatgaATGAAGTTGCCTTTAATCTAGTGTATTCCACATAATTGACTATACAAATATACCTATAATATAAGTTTCAGATTAAATTGTTAGTAAGGTATAATTTcttgaatgaaaatgaaactaATTAGTAGACTGACATCTTCAATGGATTGGTCCTTAATGTTTTCAAAgcataatatttgttttattactgGAGAGCAGGAAGGGGTAAGACCTGAATGGTAGCAAATTAACTCTTTGGTACTTAAACCGGATGGCAAGGTTAGCAAATATCGTATATTCGGtataagaaataatattcaataattcaataataatacaaatcttCAGTATCGCTTTCAAAACATTCTTTTGAACCGATGCAAGCATGGTATAAGCCTCGGCTGGCAGCGCAATTCGCTAGATTCTTGGACATTTTCTTGACCTTATTCATAAACACACGTTTCGTCATTAGTAATGATGTGTTTGAAAATGTAGCTCAGCTACCTCATCAAGTAtaggttgtttttgttgttgtgccggcaGAAAAAAAACCGGGACCCATCCGGTTgtgtagacccgactgtcatggGAACGGTTATCAACTGTATTATGGGTTTGCGACCTCTCCTCGACGtctttttttctttgaagtCTTTTGGTACGAGCATTGAGACGCTTCACACCCAAAACATTGACCTGTTCTCGTCgtaaacaaacagctgccaaacactaattgacatatggacatcaaacttcacacgaacataaaaaaggCTGTAtcaatctgaaaaaaatatatttatcgattAATTTGTACGCGCAGTCCAAATGGACTAGTACTGGCCACATTTTATCATAACATATTGTgtcatacataaatacaatgtATAAATACCGTAGCATTTAAATAATTCGATCGCGCATTTAAGGTTTCCATTGCCAATTAGGTGGCCGATAAGTCGTTGCCAACAACGAACAACATCGAAATATTCGCCGATAGCGATGAATAAGCAGCACTAAAAAGCTCCTATGAAAATGCCCGACGGAATACAGCATTAGCGAGCCAATAAATGCTAAACTAAACAAATCTAAATGAAATTAGCGTGAAAAGTGTCATTGACTTCCTAAAATACTCGCATAATGAATGATTTCTTTCTTGGCGCTGTTCTCAatatattgcacatatgtacatacataagaatGTGTACATGCTTGCTTGTGTGCAGCTAAAGGCCAATGCAAAACATACGCAGAAGCCTTTCCCAGATTTTAATGAATCAATTTTAgttaatgaatgaatgaatgtggAAAGCGAAGAGTGAAGTGATCTAGTGTCTCATTACCGTCTGGCAGGCGTTCAATTTGCTtctgaaataaacaaaaaccaaaatacgagtacattcgagcgcaaacaattattttttgtgcatcatcaaaaaatatatgcccCGTTGGTGAGGTGTTTTCTAATCTGAAAGTTGTTTGCTGATTGTGGGGGACAACCTTGTAACAATTTACACTCATACCCATCTGTGGATGTGTGTGTACcataagtgtatgtatgtatgtcactgCGCCTGTGTCCgctgaacagtttttgtttgcACTATCGTGTTTAATGCAATTCTCTCATTAGGTGATATTTCGATAAAGTCGATTAATTCTGGTTTCAATTTTAACGAATTTTGTTCTCGTTTTTCTTAGAAGCTAAGATAGAAAGCCTATTGGGTTATGTATGACCCGAgatattttcaaatgaaaaacaatttgcTTTTCAGTTGTTCTAAGGCTGTTTGAATGGTATTCGTGAAACCTTTTAGGATTGGAGGCATCGGTTCAATATACTTTGCTTATGGTTTGTGTCTAATGGTTTTAGTTTTAGACCTTGGGAAGTGTTTGTCAATGGCCAACTCCAAATATCCAATACCACTTTTGTAATTTCAATTTACATCACTTACTGACTTCGTtgacaatttttgtaaaaaaaatttcttgataggaaaattttagttttgtaaattttggtatttttttgtgtttcgctataatttttgtttggtttataaatttatttgtgtgtgtacgtAAAATACGCTCTTTGCAGATTTGAGCAGTCAGAAATGGACCGCAATGTCAGAGATCGGCCTCGTCATCCGCCTGGAATGCGCGGTCGCGATATCGGAATGTTCTATCGCAACCTATCGAAAAGGAAAAAATCAAAGACAGACACGCCCACGATTAAATTGGGTCCATGCGTGAGTGTTCCCCAAACCGTGTTGGCCAAGGTTGAAGAGAGCTTACGTCGTTTCGAGCAGAGCTGTGAGGATGAGAAGGTGTTGAAAGATTTTGAGACGCAATTTCGGCATTTGCTATGCTCCGATTTcgaagatttcattatcagtacCAAGTCGACCAGTGTGGAACTACAGGACAATGAATTCCAAAATCAACGCTACAAATCCGAGGTATTGGCAAAGGAGCGTGATCCAGAGTTCCAACAGCGATATGAGCAACGTCTAAAATTACCGACTATGAAGCAAAGTGAACGCATATTGGCAGCGATCAAAGAAAATCAAGTGCTACTTATTGTAGGCAGTACCGGATGTGGTAAGACCACGCAGGTACCACAACTCATTTTGGATGATTACATCTTTAACAATCGTGGTTCACAATGTCATGTGGTGTGCACGCAACCGCGTCGTATTTCCGCCGTAACGGTTTCCGAGCGTGTAGCCTACGAGCGGCTCGAAAAATTGGGTGTATCGGTTGGCTATCAAATACGTTTGGAGAGTGAATTACCACGTGACAATGGCTCCATTTTGTACTGCACCACCGGCGTGTTACTGCAAAAACTGCAAACTGATCCACTGATGAACGCTGTTAATGTTGTTATCATAGATGAAATACATGAGCGTGGTGTCGAGACAGATTTACTATTGGCCTTGTTCAAAATCGTATTGCCCCACCGGCCCAATCTCAAGGTTATACTAATGAGTGCCACAGTTTCGGAGCAAGAATTCAGCGCCTATTTTAATAACTGTTGCACGATATACATCGAGGGCACGATGTTTCCCGTTAAGGTGAATTATTTGGAAGATATTATACAAGAGACTGGATTCACGCGTTTT
This window harbors:
- the LOC126761968 gene encoding eukaryotic translation initiation factor 5B; the protein is MVKAKKGKKEIATSAVGGVSSGDEMDQTELQEANIDSDAEQDNVSLKNKKNQQKSTKKNKKNRKDSEEAEDEVDSITTGVKKLEMKGKSKNKGKSNQIDSDDEVADGNKEEEAPAKSKKGNKKKSAFELLAADDDDEDYEANPPQDIEMLEEEDEPVKQPKKENKNAGKKGKKSKRGKDDEEDLDQILAELQAEYAGETSTTTTNVVAPDDLDDEEFTKKKKNKGKPQKSAVEISAPEADEAAGGGNDDEEGGTVKTAAQKKREKKERQKREAALAKQRGPPQTKSEVVENVEEITEAINLAEKTEDKEVQPQSEASGGGNEDSGAIAEEESGKDKKNKKKGKKDKKTEDEEPKKDSKKKGMSAAMVAAMQERLKQIKEEEERQQKLEEERIKQEEERERLRLEAIRLEAERKEKKKQKEAERKARLKAEGKLLTKKQKEERARAQAMLEALKAQGLEIPDPTEKRPTRLGTRIRPKKKGPAKDEQAEAEAKAAEEAAAAANAQQESSEKKEVIKESWDASDSEEDANGDDDTSQATTTTTNNDEKSNSGGEAAVSGTTGNAAESSDDESEDDEESESESESSASESEKEEAINTNDAEARRLRAEARIIKRQDDAEKRRTVDDLRAAVVCVLGHVDTGKTKILDKLRRTHVQDSEAGGITQQIGATNVPIDAIKEQTKPVYNSSSFEFKLPGLLIIDTPGHESFSNLRNRGSSLCDIAILVVDIMHGLEPQTIESINLLKKKKCPFIVALNKIDRLYDWKVMARRDVRDVLKEQQANTQLEFKQRSKDVILQFAEQGLNAALFYENPDPKTYVSLVPTSAITGEGMGNLLFLIVEFCQKMLPKRLMYSEELQATVLEVKAIPGLGTTIDAILINGKLREGQTMILAGTDGPIVTQIRSLLMPQPMKELRVKNAYIEHKEVRAAQGVKIAAKDLEKAIAGINLLIAHKPDEVEICKEEVAKDLKSALSHIKLAQTGVYVQASTLGSLEALLEFLRTSKIPYSAIRIGPVVKRDVMKASTMLEHEPQFATILAFDVKVEREAQEMADSLGVKIFQADIIYHLFDKFMAYREELKQKKREEFRSIAVFPCKLKILPQFIFNSRDPIVMGVMVENGIVKVGTPICVPSQEFVDIGIVTSIESNHKQIESARKGQEICIKIEPIPGESPKMFGRHFDADDMLVSKISRQSIDACKDYFRDDLIKADWSLMVELKKLFEIL